ATTAGCAAAGAGAAATGACTAAGCAATGCATTGAGATTTCAGAAAAGGTTGATTATATTCATCATATTTTTGCAACCACCATTTACAAATAAGTCAGAAATAAGAGTAACTCCAACAACTTCTCAGATTGCATAAACAAATTCACATATCACAGGACTCGTGTGAATCTGATAGACGTGAAACGAAGCATACCACTTCTAAATTCTAATAGATCAAACGTGTTTAGAGTCTCTAGTGAAATCTAAATTCAGACTCTAGTGGATGTAACTTCTGAAATATGTAATCCAATTTCAAAAGAGAAGATGCAACTCCATTCTTGCTAGTTTGTTGCAAAGGTGTTCCCTAAACCCAGAATCACAATTAACCCAAAAAGAAAAGACAAAATAGGTCCCATCATTTTAAAATGACTGTTTCAACACATCCAGGGAAAGAGACCTTCAAACTTAAACAGGGAAAGACATATTCTTCCATATGAAAATCCCTAGTTGCTCCCAAGTAACACCACAAGAAATGGATCACGGTCAGCTTGAGACTTAAAATGGCAACCTATTATCAGAAACGTACTAGAGACATCAAAACCGAAAACAAATACTAAAGGCAGCAGAAGACTTTGATGGTATGCTGGTAATATGATCAGTATAAATCAAACCAAAAAGGACCAAAAAATATACTGATTAAGTATAAAGCATGATGATCTTCCAGAACCTTGTGACACTCACACTTGAACAAAAGCAGCCATATGTATTCCAGCACTTGAAATCTCATGTTATTTTTCCTCTATATGTGCATCACAAAGCATCAGGCTTCCTGAAATTTTAGTCGAAGGTTGAAATTACAAGAAAATGTAGCAATGTCTAAGCTAAGATTATAACCGATAGAGTGGAGTTGTCCATCCCGTAAGGAAAAAACTCAAGCACCAGAAATTCAAAATGGCATGCTTTCCAGGTCACCTCAAAGTCATCGTACATCAAACATCATAAGGAAAACAAATCCAGGAATCTATGATGATGATGGAGCTGAGATGCTAAACCGAAAGCCAGCCTTTCCGCCATCATGCTCAAATTGCTTCAGGATATAGTAGTAGTTGCACTGCAAAAAAATAAAAAATAAAATAAAACAAGCTCATTAAAGTTGAAGACCGTTTTATGAAATTTCTGAGATCATAAAATGTACGGATGCTCTATTTATCACCAAGTAAAGATGAAACAGATTTTGCCAAACATTGAAACTAGGCATATGAGCAGAAAAAAAATTTACAAAACCCACAGGCAGACCATTATAAGACCCAGGTAATACTAAATAGCATAACACATTCAAGCCACTATTGCTGTTTCATACGATTATACTGTTTCGCCAAACCAATACCAAAGCGGATCAATTTTGAATTGTTCGAAGACCAAAGTTCCAAATGGTGATTTTGGGTAAACATGCGGGTACAAGTATAGACCATTTAATGAGTTCTGGATTACCTAGCACCCGTCCCCTGATTTTCTTTTCTCAATTATACAGTCAACCCCAGAATACCAAAGCAATAAACTGTACTTAAAAAAGGAAAAAACTAAATAGTATAAATAACCAGGTAACTAACTAACCTCGAGGCGAAAAATTTTTGTGGGGATGACAATCCCAGCTCCAACTGAACTTCGAAATGACTCCATGAATCTCTGGAAGGAAAATTTTTTGAACTCATTCTCCGACAGTTTTGCTACATTCCCGGTACCCGCAAAAACATGTCCATGAACTCCACGTTCTCTTAACCAGCGCAATGGAAGGTCAAATGAAATGTCTGCAAATGCAGAAACAGCAAGATCTCCTCCAACAAAATCATATCCAGAGGATTCTGAATTCTCATCATTAGAATTATCTCTGACATGTCTTCTTGGTTCAGTAGGGCCTATTCCTCTTGTTTTAAATCCCCACACTGTTGAAGGGCCCCCAAGAGTACAAAGAGGAGAGAAATCACCACCTAAGAAGAATCGCTCTGGAAGAGATGTAGGCTTGTTCAAAAATCCATTCCCCCAAGGAAAGATCACACCCCCAGAGACCCCAAAGTTGAGTGCAGCATTATAAAATCCCAATGGGACTGCATAGCGAAAATCAAGCTCCTGTTGCAAATAATAGGAGATGGAAGTTAAAAAGCATAACGAATAAGTAAAAATACTGCAGAATCAACCAGGATGATAGAAGAATCTAAACCTAATCCAAGGATCATAGATTATTTTTTCCTTCCTGTTTATCTCACTACCATATGGATTCCATGTACCAGAATATAAACAACTGATCGAGTTTGAAACTATGTTAGATCTAACAGATAGATGCACTAGCCAACAGAACACCAAAACAAAAGGGTGTACTAACCTGGCGCAAAAAACGAACACTGCGACTATCAGGGGCCAGGCCACCAACATGAGTAGAAGAAACAAAAGAATAGCCTCGAGTTGGCCTCAATTGTGAATTTCTCCTATCAAGTGTAAATGTATACTTCAAGGATGAAAGTAAGCCATGGCCAAGCTGCCTTCTAATTGACTTGGAGGCCATCTGTGATTGATCTGTAAGTGTACGCCATCCAAGGTTGTATACCATATCATGATGCCTTGTTGAAAATAGGGTAAGAGAGAGCCCAGCCATTCGCTCTTTATAAGAGGAGAACTCCAGCCAATCTTGGGAAAGCAGGAATGCACGCGCTTTCAAGGGATTTACAAAACCTTTGAATCGGGGT
Above is a window of Fragaria vesca subsp. vesca linkage group LG7, FraVesHawaii_1.0, whole genome shotgun sequence DNA encoding:
- the LOC101305599 gene encoding sorting and assembly machinery component 50 homolog B-like isoform 2 codes for the protein MADSETLNPKIDPEDQPSSNVNDNGLHEPDPEEPDDDEFEEDEEDDDEEPPPSKEQQLRSARAKTEGLVQRMMKEPVEIRVHDVLIKGNTKTKEYLIEAELEGIKKATTMQELLEASTLANAKLKELEIFDSVRITLDAGPPELPGTANVIVEVAETESVITGEMGCYTKPAARSWTLESSLKLKNIFGYGDLWDCSVAYGPNQTSELSTGVVLPRFKGFVNPLKARAFLLSQDWLEFSSYKERMAGLSLTLFSTRHHDMVYNLGWRTLTDQSQMASKSIRRQLGHGLLSSLKYTFTLDRRNSQLRPTRGYSFVSSTHVGGLAPDSRSVRFLRQELDFRYAVPLGFYNAALNFGVSGGVIFPWGNGFLNKPTSLPERFFLGGDFSPLCTLGGPSTVWGFKTRGIGPTEPRRHVRDNSNDENSESSGYDFVGGDLAVSAFADISFDLPLRWLRERGVHGHVFAGTGNVAKLSENEFKKFSFQRFMESFRSSVGAGIVIPTKIFRLEVS
- the LOC101305599 gene encoding sorting and assembly machinery component 50 homolog B-like isoform 1; the encoded protein is MADSETLNPKIDPEDQPSSNVNDNGLHEPDPEEPDDDEFEEDEEDDDEEPPPSKEQQLRSARAKTEGLVQRMMKEPVEIRVHDVLIKGNTKTKEYLIEAELEGIKKATTMQELLEASTLANAKLKELEIFDSVRITLDAGPPELPGTANVIVEVAETESVITGEMGCYTKPAARSWTLESSLKLKNIFGYGDLWDCSVAYGPNQTSELSTGVVLPRFKGFVNPLKARAFLLSQDWLEFSSYKERMAGLSLTLFSTRHHDMVYNLGWRTLTDQSQMASKSIRRQLGHGLLSSLKYTFTLDRRNSQLRPTRGYSFVSSTHVGGLAPDSRSVRFLRQELDFRYAVPLGFYNAALNFGVSGGVIFPWGNGFLNKPTSLPERFFLGGDFSPLCTLGGPSTVWGFKTRGIGPTEPRRHVRDNSNDENSESSGYDFVGGDLAVSAFADISFDLPLRWLRERGVHGHVFAGTGNVAKLSENEFKKFSFQRFMESFRSSVGAGIVIPTKIFRLECNYYYILKQFEHDGGKAGFRFSISAPSSS